The genomic window TAGAATGATAGCCGGGACCTAAAGTTTAGTGCGTTGCGAAACATGGGGAACTCGATATGCCTaagatcacccatccacagaacaacctcggctaGCGTAGCtttacctcagagatcgatccgtgcggctgctgttaactaaaccacgagctcctcaattcatattaaatgatattaattaattaaataataagttaatataCTAACTTGTAACATTATTGTGGTTATTTGACGGGTAGTAAGGACTGCCTTGTGGCTGCATCACATTCTCACAACctgcaaacaaaaatatataattttatttagtctTCATCAGAAACTTTGACTTCGCATTGGCGTTATATAACTCAAcacagtgttagatagcccatttatcgaggaaggctataggctatataacatcacgctacggccattaggagcagactaggaacaaaaaaatgttacaaaaacgggaaaaattatgacccattctctcttatgtgacgcaagcgaagctgcgcgggtcagctagtaaaagatAAACCTTtaacgagtacaagtttaataatttttcgatAGTGTAGTCAAGTACCTAATTGACTACACATCGCTGCAACCCGTATTGCGCCTGCAGTCTATAGTTGGATACTGCCTGCGGTTTGCAGTCGGTTACAGTCTGCAGTCGGTTACAGTCTGCAGTCGATTGCAGTTGGCTGCAGTTGTTTGCAGTTGGTGTATAATACACAGTACTCACCGGCAGCAGTGTCTGGCTCCTGTTTGACAGGGTGTTGTAGTGTGTCTAATAAACGTTGCTGTTCTATCAGCCTTCTGTTATTGTACATTTCTGCgtctgaaattataataaatggataatattatataatcatTAGTCTAGCCTTtatttcaactatgttggagtcgacttccagtctcactggatgcagctgaataccagtggtttacatggagcgactgtctatctgacctccacattACCTGGGTTACAACACGATACTAAGATTGGCTGTTacaattttaagcttctaactactgttaacgactgccaaagatctttgaaaatgacagccggaaccAACTATtgaacgtgccttccgaagcacagAGGAACTCGACATGTATGAAATGGTCACCCATCGTCAGCTCAACTACGGCAAGCGTACCTTAACTTCtaagatcgatccgcgcggctgtttttacttagccacgagctcctttaATAacctatattaaatattaaacatgctTCTTTTTCTTAGACAACTCCAGCATTAaaaattactcttgtgtcgcggtgacttttacaaacatacaaacaacggacacaaagtacaatcagacccgaaacaattattgtggatcgcaattcttaatgcgcaattcttaaattaattgttccgtgtgggaatcgaacccacgatctctcgacgcaatggtagcagcgtggtgacctaaaccgcTGCGCCATGAAGCCGCAAAtctctattaaatattaataatactaataattaattcaCACATACCTAATTGTTCTTTATTCCTGTCATACAGAAACTTTTCCTCATCATTATTGATATCGATTTCTTGCTTAATATGATTTTCATTAAAGAAATTTTGGTTCTCCGTTATCCGGtgttgttcttgcaaaatttgtAAATTCTGCTGCTGATTCCTCAAGTGCTCAACGCTGTCATGGTACGAATAAGCCATGAAATCATTCCTctgataatttttatcattaaacGCATAAATATCGggtattttttgataattatcaACAGGTTTTTGAAAATCGACTAACGTTTTCCTCTCCAAAGCGTATCTTTCTGCTTCTTTGTTGTATTCCTCATTGGTTTGTGGTAAATAATCTTCGTTTTTATTCGTATAATCTTTCGCTTCATATTTCTTGTCGAAGTCTTCTTTCTGGAAGTATTCCATGTCTTGTATTTCATTGTAACTGTTGTTTGGTTGGGAGTCGTCTTCTTCAGACTGGACTGGGTCTGTTTGCATGAACGCGTCTTGTTTTTTAGGCTTCAGTAATGGTAGTTGTGGGGAAATGTTCATGTTTGATATTGGGTAGCGGTAGGCTAGctgtggaaataaataaaagacagATTAGTTaagatattatgtttaatacatttattaagtccccaacccgcggcacttggccagcgtggtggactcaaagcctaacccctcctcgtttgggagggGACCCTTGGCCTGAAGTGGGactaatgggttaaaaaaaaagatatttatgttCTATATGGATGCTCTACTTAGGTAGTGTTGCCAAAGAAATATTGTCAGGTATTATCAATCTTTCTTCtaaactttgttggagtcggcttccagtctcaccggatgcagctgagtaccagtattttacatgtagcgactgtctatctgacctccacaacacagttacctgggttataaaacGATACTAAATGAAGCTGGTTGTcggactttcaagcttctgactactgttaacgactgtcaaagatctttgaaaatgacaattCAACATGCGAACActgatggtcacccatccacagaacaaccttggcaagcgtagcttatcCTCAAAGATCTATCCGTGCGGCTGTTCGTAGGAAGTGGTAGAGAGTCCAAAAGCAAATAGTATATAACGTTAGGAACCTGTGGAgaaacgaggtgatcatgttccttcAACAAAAatggaggatcctccgaccaggcgaggtgatcatgcctggtgggcctaggctgaccgactgttgtagtcgggaacttgtatatatagtcaattgcagtgcaaactctgatagcgcgattcaggacttgtgacgtcagtcacactgcgcgtggtggttggttgtgcgctggtcccagtagatgtcgctgtatgtagcgatccgctacaaCCCTATGGTctagttttagtatttaaaatatactcacACTATCCTGTGGGTCACAATTCATGTGCGAGTCTGTAGCTGGAGTCATGATGCTGTGCGTGTGAGACGATACCGACATCGGCCATTTGTCTTGTTTGTCACTGTAATAGaaacagaataaatatattattaatacaacaataataaatcttttctctacacaaaaagctcgatatttgggtacctcacgagctcactgaaagaaacctaatgaaccgtttactcatttgtgattcttgaagccaaagagattttattacaagttcatacatactataatgcgaaaagactttttccccgacctataaTATATGGCaaaacgtttgccgggtcagctagtaatagtataaaagttgtttttacCTGATATCTTCCTTCTTTCCCTCCCTGTACTTGACAGTGCGACTCTTCCTGATCACCATGACTGTGCCATCTGGGTTCAGCTTGGGCAGGTTCTGGGAAGGCACCGCGTCTTTGCTTAACGTCTTCCATTGACCTGGAACCAACAATATACTGGTTAGacaatagtttaataaaatatttataaaaatggctACTGTAACATTAATCAAATACGGGATTTGGCTGTAAACTGACTTAGACCCGGTTTCTGAGtccacttagcggtagtttatctaatccaGGGGTTCCCAATCTTTTCTTAGTCCGAATCACTtctatattattcttgttagcagggaccactatgtcagtatattaaaaataaagtgtaacaatcatcctgaaaattttcaattttaaaatcattcgcggaccatattttgacttccgcggaccacctgatctaatcaatagcgttttttatatgactttaaacgctaaatgtacctcagaaaccaggggttaatgattttgaaaaatGGTTTACTACCATGCGCTACATATCCGACTAGGGGTATTTGGGTCTTTTAATCGACTGCCcccgcggcgcagtggtttaagtcgccacgaCCATTGGGTCAGAAGGTCGTGGGTACGATTCCTACAAGGAACAATAttgattgatcccgaaaaattAAACGGGATCTCGCAAGATCAAGATTCGTCTATTCTCTAGTAAAAAAGCCGCGGGAACCATGTGCGTTATATAACTCGTACAAAGAGACTATCTACTTATCACCATATAATATCAGAAACCTTCCTTATGAATCACTATATTTTGGTGAAAACCACATACGAAGATGGGAAACCCTAGTCAGTCGAAATTAACCCTAAAAAGATGTTGGAAAGGCCAGACggcttattaaaaaataaggaagtaattctattctaaaaaagcatatctatactaataatataaagatgaatagtttgtctgtttgaaagttgtagttcctaagattagcgaatctcaggaactactggttcgaattaaACGATGATTTTTGTGCTAAATAGTCCATtgaagaaggttataggctatataacatcacgctatgactaaaaGAAAAGGAGCACCAataaaaattgttgtaaaaactTAAGTCCACGCGAGTAAAGTCGCGAGCGGCCACCAGTTACTTTTGTGATTCTCTACTTTATTTTCCTgtatatcataaaattttgtattttcccTGTccaatcttttaaaaaaactagACAATCCGTTCTTTGTTTGACCGCATCTATCTCTAAAACTACTcgtcagatttgaaaaatattttacagtatgATAGCCTAATATattaggaaggctataggctatgtaccagtggcgaaggctccatacaactcgattcctatcggcttccctttctggacagacttaatattagtgttaaattaattgtttacgattgccaaataaaacacaattaattaataatcaccaatatttaaaccgaaatctttaactagaatcattaatctaatcgaaacagtacgaaaacgcctacacTTCAAAAATTGCGCTTCGCTTAAAACGCAACGtgaggtaataataatgaaataagccggaggcgctgatcgagaatcgcgtacaataaaaactatggcggcgatgtcgcttacgaccttttggatcgcgcttcgcaccgcgctgcatagtggcgagcaagccggaggaagagcgggttgcctcgcgctacagcgctcgcgccgcggcggacacatgatcttacgcatgtttctgtcgcggtgcgagccgcgtgcaagagcgagatggaaaatataagctaaacatcctgcataagtatacGTTTTTatccagtttgacattaggttatgtttgtttactgtttacatctttcgcgcgctctataacaaattagaatatttgtgtttatcacaacattattccttaataattgtgtttgtgcataattgtgaatgtatcagtatattaaacagtaattgttttgcatgtttctattagagtaaattttcattttgtcagatttataggttaaactcataacaataaaagtgttcttgcgttgcgtttatccataatgtgtttgatattttattgttgatgaatacattctaaattgcttgtataataagttattaaacaaccagtgcgagacaatcatcaatcgttcgatatacgttatcttaaatatgtgctgttgtgttacctacgtgttactactgaagacagagtaacttaatacaaaacaagcatgattaggtagcacatggtaagtacctatgtattattagtctgtagagagagaaataagatacctactgtagtcgaatgtagataatactctcatattgttattatgctgtaatacgctacttttacgtcggcattcttacgatggacataatatgtaggtaggtactatacctagacaacagtgttgggcaaaatttagtttgattgatgattgatgattaagattaaattatttattcatgactaatgaataatgactaaaaaaattcaatcatgagtcgtgattgatgattaattagtgttagtgttagttattcaatcatgactaaaattttaatgactaaaaataatagttaaataaaactaagcttttcaagtctatgttccatgactgttgatttgttaatcacagctttttaattaaagctagttttacaacagaatcagttaattttttttttaatttacacaggtacacatttgcaaaaataagttcgggctaatttagtttaaaataatttaaattgctttttaaaactatgcgttttgaaaatctaattttataaataatggaattatcttctttcagtcaacttaaggtggtgatcagttatagttttatagatgtgttcaattaaactaaaattatgtcacctgaattattttttttagtttaatcatcatacaaaaatacaataaattagtcatcagtcatttaatcattaaatgattgatgactaatttatttaatcatgattatgattattatttttactcatgattaattcaatcatgactaaataattcatgactaaattagtcatgactaatcaattgattgaaaaaattagttgattgacccaacactgctAGACAATGAgttatagctccggcttaccttttgtaaaaaatgacccttcgccactgctatGTACCATCACGCTATGACCTATAGGAGTGGCATAATAATGTAAAcggcgtacaggattacgcgcgggaaagtagcgcgctcttcgctcgcgattttcttcgcgggcgacagatgagcgcggcgcgtgctctttcctttctCCTTACACGCGCACTCTTTCTTCgattgtttcatgcgcgatagagtgtgtgtgtaaaggggacTATTGGCTTTAGTCTTAAGCAGACTCTCGTTTGTTTGCAGAAATGACAACTTGAAGCCACTATTAAATCGGTGGTTGGTGCCGACTGCGAAAGACCAGAGCCACGAGACTGCGATGACTTGATTTAAGGTAAGGCATAGGAAACAGTTCGCGAGAAAGTTCGAGTCAGGACACAGATaagtcttcttatcgtatggttagtggtcaacctagtgtcaaagttgttcaagcccgaaagccTTTAACGTGGTtctacgactgttatcttaattgacaaccactAGGACCGACTTGTTACATTCTGgcttagacatttttttttaaagacaactaactcccttttctttttttagaaaacaactctcttttctttattttaaagacaactcccacagtaagaattgctcttgtgtcgcggggacttttacaaacatacaaacagcagACACAAAGctcaaccagacccgaaacaattgtttgtggatcgcacaaaattgtttcgtgtgggaatcgaaccttcccgacgcaatggtaacgcctaaaccactgcaccacgaagGCATATGCTGTTCTACGCTGTCTGTTCAACCTTCGAGAACAATGGGCAGTACCAAACTTAGTCACGCCTACACCACGCCCATTTGCGTCACCATCCAATCAGAATGCACAACAGAGGTCAGCCGCGGACCGTTATCAGCACATGACGTAGGGGTCTTTCCCATCACCGCAGGAACCGCACTCGCCTTATTtagaaaagttaattaaattacattttcctTTACATGTTTTTGTCGAAATTTATCTTCAAGCCAAAGTCTACAAGTTACGAGTCTCCAATAGTCAACGGTTTGTCTTCAAGCGACTATCGTATacatctatctatcgtatggttagtggtcaacctagtgtcaaagttgttcaagccgtaggcctttgacatggcttgactgtctccgtggcgcagtggtctaagtcgccacgccgctaccattgctttatggtgggtttgattcctacacgggacaattatttatgcgatccacaaataattgcttcagGTCTGGTttctttgtatccgttgtttgtaaaatccgacacaagagcaaatcttagtgcgggagttgtcttttaaagaagAACAATATACTctcttttacatacataaccCGGTGAGACTTTAGACACGACTGGAGAGAGGTCAAGCGCAGGACTTACGGCTTTACATTATTTTCAGGGAATGGAAGTCTGCGACATCAACTTCCAATTACAGGCAATTAATGTAGGTATCTTGAGAGAGAACCTTAGTAGCAACTTTTTCTCTTGAACCCGAGAAAATAGCGACATGGTGGAAGCCTAAGCTGGTAAGATAACAGTTCAATTTAATTCATATCCATTTCAACGACAGATAGGCTTGTCCCTCATTTTTTAGTCCCAATACCAGGCAAAGTTCCCTCcaactccgtggcgcagtggtttaggccaccacgccgataccattgcatAGGGAGGTCGtacgttcgattcccacacggagcaattatttgtgcgatccacaaataattgtttcgggtctggttgtgctttgtgtccgttgtttgtatgtttgtaaaagtccccgcgacacaagctcttagtgcgtgagttgtcttttaaaataaaaaaaaataggggaGAGCTTTAAGCCTCGAGTCCACGCTGATCAAATAAATGCCTATTGTTCACCTAAAATAAGAAAtgcacaaacaaaatatatccaACCATTAATGAATAACCATTTGGGGAAACCCGAAACATCACGTGATTGATAAAAGAGAggaaatcattatttattttcgttcatTGACGTCAGTGGGCCAAAGGAATTTATGAAGCAAATGTTTAGGTAAATAGGGCTATGGTTTAAATCTAAATATCTAGTACATTCTTGATAGATAGTTATGCTGTCTACCGGTTAAAAGTTGAGACTTAAAAGTACaccagtctagcctttcttccaactatgttggagtcggcttccagtctcaccggatgcagctgaataccagtattttacatagagcgactgtctatcagacctctacaatccagttacctgggttataacatgatacccttcggtaagactggttgtcagactttcaaccttctgactactgttaacgactgtcgaaGATCATTAAAAAGCCAGCTGGGTCCCAAAATTTAAAGTGCTTTCCAAAATACGacggaactcgatatgtatacgATGGTCACCCAtgcacagaacaacctcggcaagcgtagctttacctcagagatcgatctgcgcggctgttgttaactaatcCACGAGCTCTTCAATAAGAATCTAAACAACCATGTATTATACTTAGAACTTTGACAAATTAAGAACGTttgacaaagttgttcaaaattACCCGAAATGGAATAAAAAAGCGATGAATAACAAAATTCTGAGATACAATTAATTGATTGAAATCGTTTCTAGTAAAACAGCAAGTTTCCTCAAAGGATTGTATCTTTTGTGGATGACCTTGGATAGTTTTAACGACTtgaatgactgcctccgtggctcagtcggtagtgtatgcgactgctgataGTAAGATCTCTTGTTCCTGGGTTGGTCTTTTCTaacttatattagaatatttctcaatagtagtccggagtttggtaacgtgcccggtatatgacagactcgccccctattacatgtgaCTAGCATTATAAATGGCGATACGTGGGTGTGTTTTATACTTTTGCCTGCATCTTTTCGGGTATAAAAGattcattgttttaataaaccTATAACCTAGGGGGACACAGAAATaagctagataaaaaaaatattatctacctAATTAAAGCAGTCAAATTGGTGATAAACATGATTGTTTTTAATTCCTCTTTCTATGtatcctatggttagtggtcatcctagtgttaaagttattcaagccgtccgaaaacctttgacatggcttgaaaactatgttaaacaacaagcgtgacttgtatcacggagacgctcagctcaaacactgcacctacatctatgtaatgtacaagttacttaactcactgatcgtttaccgacccgTCAGCGATACTGACTATGGGCGCTTCAGTTACTTCATGTAACTTTGTATATACTTTTCAAAGGTTAAAATCGATTGCCATTAAAATGCATCAAGGCGcagtactataaataaattatgaatctAAATGCCACGTCAACGTGGAATAGGGGGTTTTTTATCAGTTACATTGACATAAACAGTAGTCAGATACATTGTAGTTTAAGCCATTAATattccactgctgggtaagtGCCTCTTCTCGTAATTATAagcgttaggccttgagtccaccatggcCAATTgcaagttggggactttgcataccttcaagaactgttctaaataaCTCCCAGGCTTGCAAGGTTGCCTCAGCCTACCTCATGGAAATAAGGcatgttttgttgtttaatcGATTTCGCCCAAACCGAAAATTTGTATGAAGATAGTTAAAGACCCAGTATAaaacataggctattttttctttcaacaaTTAACCCTTAGGTGGCTGAATTAGGGGATGAAACTTTGACAACGTGCAGAGTCGCACGGGTCAGTttacctatactaatattattaatgcaagtTTATTCCCCACTCATGTCGAAACTACttcagatattttaataaaattttgtatacagatagataacctgtattaacacataggatattttATTCCGGTAAAACCTTatgcggacaaagtcgcgggttgACACTAGTAAcagacattttaaacaaaaccccAGGTATTTCGGACTGTAACGCATGAATATTTCTACaaggaaaatattgaatttacgAATCCTTTTCCCCAATGTGACTACACTTATTAACAGAAATTATTACGAGGCAAGATACAGGtattgcatttaaatatataaataaggaGCTGGGCAAACACCTGACAGATTTAGAATTCCAGGTAGAATCCTATCCTACTAACTTACCCCGACAGAAGAATTCCCCATTCTTGTTAAATCTGAGCTTATGACAAATCATACTACCTTATTCCAAATTTTAACATACGTAAACGAgggtattttaaatgaaaattaggTTGCTTCTTTCATAggccttcggacggcttgaacaactttgacactaggttgaccagtaaccatacgataaagaaTGAAAATTTAAGTATCGTAAGGAGTAAGCCAATTGATATCCTCTATCACTATGGGTAGTGCAAATTCCTGACAGAAAGTCCGGTGACTAGAGCCGGAGAGGTGGGGGAAACATTCGGTACTGCCGTACAGTACCGAATGTTTCCCCCGAACGAATGAACGCGAAAACTGGTTGGTACAGTCAGCTCTAAAAGTCgcttaacaacttcatattttcaaaacctctgtgttacgtaactttaataaataactgatcaaaatcaggtagaatatGTTAGAATTatacatttcaatcaatggtaaatgtttttttccatggaataatgtgcacactacAGTattatagggtttcaaaagattgagtatgatcagctacttttgaaGCAAGATCTATAAAAAGTACGAAGCAAAAGAGGCATAAGGCTTATTATCCTCTTACGCTGAATAGGTCACGTAAACCACATCAGTATACATATACAACATTGTTCGGCCGACGTATGTTACCGACGTCAAAAGTAACCATAAGGTCTGTCTATTGACGCGAAGCTGACAGAGAAACTGAGAAATATTAACCAATCAACCAACCACAGAATAAGAGAGGAGATTATGTGCACCTCCTATTGGTAAATATTTCTCTACTAGCTcgcgcaacatcgcttgcgtcacataagagagaatgggtcataattttccccatttttgtaacattttttactggtactctgcttttattagtcgtagcgtgatgatatatagcctatagccttcctcgacaaatgggctatctaacactgaaataatttttgaaatcggaccagtaggtcatgagattagcgcgtttaaacaaacaaacaaactcttcagttttataatattactatagtaaAGTATAGATTTGTTCGGACCACAACGTCGCTCTGCGTCCATGAACAGGCAGTCTGCTCCCTTACTTCCGACGCGGCAACGCTGCCATCGGAAGCCTACGTCATTGCACTCagcaataattattaaataataattattctttttacaagtattttgttACGATCACAAATACAAGATTAGATTACCAGGATCGAGGTTACTGACTCTTCAAAATTTCGTCATTCGTCATCATGACATGAGAGGACTTGTTCgtggtttttaaaaataaacaattactttaatgATAACAATAAGCAGCGATAACGATCACCATATTCATTGAATATAGTTCATCAGCATCATTGGCCTGAGGTCCTAGAAAAGGCAGTCatcatcagcctttcttccaactatgttggagtcggcttccagtctcactggatgcagctgaataccagtatcttacatggagcgactgcctctCGGACCTCCataacacagttacctgggttataacacgatactaggtaagactggttgtcagactttcaagcttctgactactgttaacgactgtcaaagatctttaaacacgacagccgggacccaccatttaacgtgctttccgaaacacggattAACtcagtatgtataatatgtgtTTTAACATCGGACTGAAAAAGGAACGAACGTTTTCAGAACCACTTCTCTGGAGAATCGGTATGAATTTCCTCACAGAGGATCAGGAATATTTTAAGTTAGtagccacgccactaccattgcgtcgggagttcGTGGGTTGTATCCCAGATgtatcaattatttgtgcgatccacaaatggttgtttcgtgtctggttgtacattgtgtccgttgtttgtatgtttcccgcgacacaagagtaattctaggcgcccatagccagttgcgctcaccggtcggtaaacgaactgtgggttaagcaaccattggcgcggtcattccatagatgggtgatcgcatagtgatatttgaactgggcgtctccgtgcttagtggcacgttaaaagtcggtcccggctgttgtctactaagataacagtcgttaagccacgtcaaaggcctctcgggcggcttgaacgactttcagtttgaccactaaccatacgacaaacaaacaaaacaagagTAACTCTTAGTCGTCTTTTTAAAAGAAGGAAGGGAGAAATTTCTGGTTTAATTCAATCAGTAATAAACAGTTATGCTTTGTCGTACATGACTAGTATCTTGTACAATTAACTGCATGGGTTTTCACCGTTTGCAAGCTTCAAGGAAAACTGTGAAGAAATTACATATAcatagtatttattgttttgttatacgCTGACTATAGTCTACGTGAGATGGTGAAATAAACGATTTAAACCACGTTGCCT from Anticarsia gemmatalis isolate Benzon Research Colony breed Stoneville strain chromosome 28, ilAntGemm2 primary, whole genome shotgun sequence includes these protein-coding regions:
- the LOC142984813 gene encoding uncharacterized protein LOC142984813 isoform X1; protein product: MGYYCTVPQCTSLAGKTKNVKFHRFPRDVTMADKWNLILKRGKPYTKYSKVCSLHFTQADYNVTTMGKNKGQWKTLSKDAVPSQNLPKLNPDGTVMVIRKSRTVKYREGKKEDISDKQDKWPMSVSSHTHSIMTPATDSHMNCDPQDSLAYRYPISNMNISPQLPLLKPKKQDAFMQTDPVQSEEDDSQPNNSYNEIQDMEYFQKEDFDKKYEAKDYTNKNEDYLPQTNEEYNKEAERYALERKTLVDFQKPVDNYQKIPDIYAFNDKNYQRNDFMAYSYHDSVEHLRNQQQNLQILQEQHRITENQNFFNENHIKQEIDINNDEEKFLYDRNKEQLDAEMYNNRRLIEQQRLLDTLQHPVKQEPDTAAGCENVMQPQGSPYYPSNNHNNVTSGYYESLPRAPGPELLIAKQNALAAHTQLWQNTMKRPFFYSESPHYNTAPLLHRYEDVTRIIQ
- the LOC142984813 gene encoding uncharacterized protein LOC142984813 isoform X2 is translated as MGYYCTVPQCTSLAGKTKNVKFHRFPRDVTMADKWNLILKRGKPYTKYSKVCSLHFTQADYNVTTMGQWKTLSKDAVPSQNLPKLNPDGTVMVIRKSRTVKYREGKKEDISDKQDKWPMSVSSHTHSIMTPATDSHMNCDPQDSLAYRYPISNMNISPQLPLLKPKKQDAFMQTDPVQSEEDDSQPNNSYNEIQDMEYFQKEDFDKKYEAKDYTNKNEDYLPQTNEEYNKEAERYALERKTLVDFQKPVDNYQKIPDIYAFNDKNYQRNDFMAYSYHDSVEHLRNQQQNLQILQEQHRITENQNFFNENHIKQEIDINNDEEKFLYDRNKEQLDAEMYNNRRLIEQQRLLDTLQHPVKQEPDTAAGCENVMQPQGSPYYPSNNHNNVTSGYYESLPRAPGPELLIAKQNALAAHTQLWQNTMKRPFFYSESPHYNTAPLLHRYEDVTRIIQ